A stretch of Leptospira terpstrae serovar Hualin str. LT 11-33 = ATCC 700639 DNA encodes these proteins:
- a CDS encoding C1 family peptidase — translation MPIRMTDDEKDPEKSKLNKKTFFLITIFVFLGGFLFKYPKLIIPILAVGLIGFLCIDNNSNNFFDFGKENSTETLLDGTRKLGAKFDTKRYDKAPVYEPLSQEFGTKLPSKVSLLKYAPRRLNQGDQGSCTGWAVSYAARTILHAQATGEDPNKISFSPAYLFNQNTDKNCDGAYPVDLLDDLKKQGNLQITEFPYSESSCRNKPSKEQKLKAKEFRIEGYQRLTEDGEDYQTNIESVKQYLSQGSPIVISMEVGGTFLNLKKSIWLPSDSDYQAVNHYKKKKTATGEWGGHAMTAIGYDDNREGGAFQIMNSWGEGFANQGIFWLRYEDFNIFVREVYAFYPPKKFDPNETYSFQLGLINNATKEFIPLKKLKNNLYQTVQPIPIGTRFKVSVKNDKPIYLYIFGLDTDGSSYVLFPYTDKHSPYCGTKGTRVFPKKQSLEVDPIGKKDNMIIVLSKKQLDYKVMNRSVNQSMTKPYFEKFQMLLQSQISKSSSFGEGGDTIELVSKDHNPDTIELVKIEFEKK, via the coding sequence ATGCCAATCCGAATGACAGATGATGAGAAAGATCCAGAAAAATCCAAATTAAACAAAAAAACTTTTTTCCTTATAACAATTTTTGTTTTCCTAGGAGGATTTTTATTTAAATATCCCAAACTCATCATACCAATTCTAGCAGTTGGCCTAATCGGTTTTCTTTGTATCGACAATAATTCTAACAACTTTTTTGATTTTGGCAAGGAAAATTCCACCGAAACTCTGTTAGATGGTACAAGAAAGCTAGGCGCAAAATTTGATACAAAACGGTATGACAAGGCACCAGTTTATGAACCACTCTCCCAAGAATTTGGAACCAAACTGCCTTCTAAAGTTTCTCTTCTAAAGTATGCGCCAAGAAGATTAAACCAAGGAGACCAAGGTTCCTGCACAGGTTGGGCGGTATCTTATGCCGCTCGCACTATCCTGCATGCACAAGCAACTGGAGAGGATCCAAATAAAATTAGTTTTAGCCCAGCTTATCTTTTCAATCAAAACACTGATAAAAATTGTGACGGCGCCTACCCTGTTGATTTACTTGATGATTTAAAAAAACAAGGGAACTTACAAATTACTGAATTTCCCTATAGCGAAAGTTCATGTCGTAACAAACCATCAAAAGAACAAAAATTAAAAGCCAAAGAGTTTCGAATCGAAGGATACCAACGTTTAACAGAAGATGGCGAAGATTATCAAACTAACATTGAATCTGTAAAACAATATTTATCGCAAGGTTCACCTATTGTAATCTCAATGGAAGTTGGAGGGACATTTTTAAATTTAAAGAAATCGATTTGGCTTCCAAGTGATTCAGATTACCAAGCAGTGAACCACTATAAAAAAAAGAAAACTGCAACTGGAGAATGGGGAGGACATGCGATGACTGCCATCGGATACGATGACAATCGTGAAGGGGGTGCCTTCCAGATTATGAATTCTTGGGGGGAAGGATTTGCCAACCAAGGAATTTTTTGGCTTCGGTATGAAGATTTCAATATATTTGTTAGAGAAGTTTACGCTTTCTATCCTCCAAAAAAATTTGATCCGAATGAAACCTATTCTTTCCAACTAGGTCTCATCAACAATGCAACCAAAGAGTTTATCCCACTTAAGAAACTAAAAAATAATTTATACCAAACGGTGCAACCGATACCGATTGGAACACGTTTTAAAGTAAGTGTTAAAAACGATAAACCAATTTATCTTTATATTTTTGGACTAGATACTGATGGTAGCTCCTATGTTTTATTTCCATATACAGACAAACATAGTCCATATTGTGGAACAAAGGGAACGAGAGTTTTCCCAAAAAAACAAAGCCTAGAAGTGGATCCGATAGGTAAAAAAGATAATATGATCATTGTATTGAGTAAAAAACAATTAGATTACAAAGTTATGAATCGATCCGTCAATCAATCTATGACCAAACCTTATTTTGAAAAATTTCAAATGCTACTTCAATCTCAAATTTCAAAATCATCTTCCTTTGGAGAAGGTGGTGATACCATAGAATTAGTCTCCAAGGATCATAATCCAGATACAATTGAATTAGTTAAGATTGAATTTGAAAAAAAGTAA
- a CDS encoding WG repeat-containing protein — protein MKQLLIFLLITMPLLAESNTPVSFEEKGFFGYKNKSGKVIIKPQYQQAMDFTKEKVSFVVHNNRWVCIDIKNNVLLEAFVYDNGPDYYSENFARYIENKKIGYFDSYCKKRISALFDFAYPFENGYAKVCNGCESKLDGEHYTIFGGKNGMIDKKGKIVIPIEYDSIDSIDYKKKIAIVSKNEIKNTIHFK, from the coding sequence ATGAAACAACTTCTTATTTTTTTATTGATCACAATGCCACTGCTAGCTGAGTCGAATACTCCTGTTTCTTTTGAAGAAAAAGGATTTTTTGGTTATAAAAACAAATCAGGAAAAGTAATCATCAAACCCCAATACCAACAGGCAATGGACTTTACCAAAGAAAAGGTTAGTTTTGTGGTACACAATAACCGATGGGTTTGTATCGATATAAAAAACAATGTACTACTAGAAGCTTTTGTATATGATAATGGCCCCGATTATTATTCTGAAAATTTTGCTCGTTATATAGAAAACAAAAAGATCGGCTACTTTGATTCTTATTGTAAAAAAAGGATTTCTGCTTTATTTGATTTTGCATATCCCTTTGAAAATGGTTACGCGAAAGTATGTAACGGTTGCGAATCAAAGTTAGATGGAGAGCATTACACAATCTTTGGCGGGAAAAATGGTATGATTGACAAAAAAGGAAAAATTGTAATTCCAATTGAGTACGATTCCATTGACTCTATTGATTATAAAAAGAAAATCGCAATTGTTTCAAAAAATGAAATAAAAAATACAATTCACTTTAAGTAG
- a CDS encoding AMP-binding protein, with amino-acid sequence MEQPVHSEDIMKFWMSQADRISWQKKPSVAYGQCEDGLNHWFPDGILNTSYLALDQHVESGKGEEIAIYYDSPVTKTKAKFTYSELLDSVEKMAFTLDSLGVKKGDAVVIYMPMIPEALISMLACARIGAVHSVVFGGFAPHELAVRLDDCRPKIVITASYGVEITKIIPYKPLLDEAMHLSKHKPTYVILKSRPNLEVIMHTGRDLNWDELMESAGNKKFVPVSSADPLYILYTSGTTGKPKGVVRDNGGHAIAMHYSMKAIYDMKPGEVFFAASDVGWVVGHSYIVYAPLIYGCTTVLYEGKPVRTPDAGAFYRIIEEYKVKTLFCAPTAFRAIRKEDPEGKELAKYNISSLKYLFLAGERTDPVTYDWARELLNVPVVDHWWQTETGWAIAANMMGDLPLPAKAGSATKPVKGFDVRILDEEGHELKQGEKGNIVIKLPLPPGCLPTLWNDHSNFESSYLSHYPGYYLTGDGGYFDDDGYLFILGRIDDVINVAGHRLSTGEMEEIVAENPSIAESAVIGIDDEIKGQVPLAIVVCKDGIVIDPKAIESDLTHRIREKIGAIASLKTVVFVKRLPKTRSGKILRKTMRKMIDGENYSIPSTIDDPSILDEVMEAVRLKIQK; translated from the coding sequence ATGGAACAACCGGTTCACAGCGAAGATATAATGAAATTTTGGATGTCTCAGGCAGATCGAATTTCATGGCAGAAAAAACCAAGTGTAGCTTACGGGCAATGTGAAGATGGACTCAATCACTGGTTTCCTGATGGAATATTAAATACTTCTTATTTAGCTCTGGACCAACATGTTGAATCAGGAAAAGGAGAAGAAATTGCCATCTATTACGATTCTCCAGTAACTAAAACAAAAGCTAAATTTACTTACAGCGAACTATTGGATTCAGTAGAGAAAATGGCATTCACTTTAGATTCCTTAGGTGTAAAAAAGGGAGATGCAGTGGTCATCTACATGCCAATGATCCCGGAAGCCTTAATTTCCATGTTAGCTTGTGCAAGGATTGGGGCAGTGCATTCTGTCGTATTTGGTGGATTTGCTCCCCATGAACTTGCAGTTAGGTTAGATGATTGCCGGCCTAAAATTGTTATTACAGCATCTTATGGAGTAGAAATAACAAAAATAATTCCATATAAACCATTGTTAGATGAAGCTATGCATTTATCTAAGCACAAACCTACTTATGTGATTCTCAAGTCGCGCCCTAATTTAGAAGTGATCATGCATACGGGAAGAGATTTGAATTGGGATGAACTAATGGAATCTGCAGGTAATAAAAAATTTGTCCCTGTTTCTTCCGCAGATCCCTTGTATATCCTTTATACTTCGGGAACAACTGGAAAACCAAAAGGAGTTGTTCGTGATAACGGGGGTCATGCGATTGCAATGCATTACTCAATGAAAGCCATATATGATATGAAACCTGGTGAGGTATTTTTTGCGGCCTCAGATGTGGGATGGGTTGTTGGCCATTCCTATATTGTTTATGCACCTCTCATTTATGGTTGTACAACTGTCTTATACGAAGGAAAACCAGTTAGAACACCTGATGCAGGTGCTTTTTATCGAATCATTGAAGAATACAAAGTAAAAACATTGTTTTGTGCGCCAACTGCATTTCGGGCCATTCGCAAAGAAGATCCAGAAGGAAAAGAGTTAGCCAAATACAACATATCATCACTTAAGTATTTATTTTTAGCTGGAGAAAGAACGGATCCTGTCACCTATGATTGGGCACGCGAACTATTGAATGTTCCTGTGGTGGATCACTGGTGGCAAACAGAAACTGGTTGGGCAATTGCGGCCAATATGATGGGAGATTTACCTCTTCCTGCTAAGGCTGGTTCTGCGACGAAACCGGTAAAAGGTTTTGATGTTCGGATTCTTGATGAAGAAGGACATGAGCTAAAACAAGGAGAAAAAGGAAATATTGTAATCAAACTTCCATTGCCACCGGGATGTTTGCCTACACTTTGGAATGATCATTCTAATTTTGAATCTTCTTATCTTTCACATTATCCTGGATATTATTTGACTGGTGATGGAGGTTACTTTGATGATGATGGATATCTATTCATATTGGGTCGAATTGATGATGTGATCAATGTGGCAGGTCACAGGTTGTCAACTGGCGAGATGGAAGAAATTGTTGCCGAAAATCCATCCATTGCAGAATCAGCAGTGATTGGGATAGACGATGAGATCAAAGGGCAAGTTCCTTTAGCGATTGTGGTCTGTAAGGATGGAATCGTTATTGATCCTAAAGCTATTGAATCTGATTTAACACATAGAATCAGAGAAAAGATTGGAGCAATCGCTTCGTTAAAAACTGTTGTTTTTGTAAAAAGGTTACCAAAAACTCGTTCTGGAAAAATCCTTCGTAAAACTATGCGAAAAATGATTGATGGAGAAAATTACTCGATTCCATCAACGATTGATGATCCTTCGATTTTGGATGAGGTAATGGAGGCAGTTCGATTAAAAATTCAAAAATAA
- a CDS encoding RecQ family ATP-dependent DNA helicase has protein sequence MEFSLDLSTTKNIFGVSDFRGKQETIIKHIISGENALVLMPTGMGKSLCYQIPAIHLPGICIVISPLIALMKDQVTALQKKGVSADFINSSLGKSERIQRYAKLKSGEYKIVYVSPERFQKKEFLDALSYQTVSLLAIDEAHCISQWGHDFRPDYTKIKLFRELLKFPTTIALTATASHRVREDIVSQLGIEKDQIQIFDDGLFRPNLRLSVVDSFDTESKYNSILEDLGNTKGATIIYFSLINELEKFSHWLDTKKKRHLVYHGKLSPDQRNKIQSVFLKSEEGILLATNAFGMGIDKPNIRNIYHAQIPGSIESYYQEIGRAGRDGNPSDCKLYYCQDDLAVQMEFIEWQNPDRTYLKKLFGILSQKQNELSGLDYGTLQSFMTYKNKGDHRIQTALNLLANKGLISGELERGTLQIESEWEDSMFSESELLDKKKENQKQLYQTLMYTKTLDCRRKFIHEYFDSDFNGCGNCDLC, from the coding sequence ATGGAGTTTTCTTTGGATCTTAGTACAACCAAAAATATATTTGGTGTTTCCGATTTTCGTGGGAAACAAGAAACCATTATCAAACATATCATCTCTGGTGAAAATGCTTTGGTTCTTATGCCCACAGGAATGGGGAAATCTTTATGTTACCAGATCCCTGCCATACACTTACCTGGAATTTGTATTGTGATTTCACCTCTCATTGCACTTATGAAAGACCAAGTTACCGCATTACAGAAAAAAGGTGTTTCTGCCGATTTTATCAATTCTAGTTTAGGAAAATCGGAGCGAATACAGCGTTATGCAAAACTAAAATCCGGAGAGTATAAGATAGTTTATGTTTCACCGGAACGATTTCAAAAAAAAGAATTTTTAGATGCATTAAGTTACCAAACGGTATCCTTACTTGCGATTGATGAAGCACATTGTATTAGCCAATGGGGACATGATTTCCGACCAGATTATACAAAAATAAAACTTTTTCGAGAGTTACTTAAGTTCCCAACTACCATAGCTCTAACAGCAACAGCTTCCCATCGAGTGAGAGAGGATATAGTTTCTCAGTTAGGAATCGAAAAAGACCAGATCCAAATCTTTGATGATGGATTATTTCGGCCAAACTTAAGACTTTCAGTTGTTGATAGTTTTGATACAGAATCAAAATACAATTCGATATTAGAAGATTTAGGAAATACAAAAGGTGCTACGATTATCTATTTTAGTTTGATTAATGAGTTAGAAAAATTTAGCCATTGGTTAGATACAAAAAAGAAGAGACACCTTGTGTATCATGGAAAACTTTCACCCGACCAAAGAAATAAAATTCAATCTGTTTTTCTCAAATCAGAAGAAGGTATCCTGCTTGCAACCAATGCATTTGGAATGGGGATTGATAAACCTAATATTCGTAATATCTATCATGCTCAAATTCCGGGTAGTATTGAATCCTATTACCAAGAAATAGGTCGTGCAGGTAGGGATGGAAATCCATCTGATTGTAAACTCTATTATTGCCAAGATGACCTTGCAGTTCAAATGGAATTTATAGAATGGCAAAATCCAGATCGAACTTATTTAAAAAAACTTTTTGGTATATTATCGCAAAAACAAAATGAATTATCGGGTTTGGACTATGGAACCTTACAGTCATTTATGACTTATAAAAATAAAGGCGACCACCGAATTCAGACTGCTCTAAATTTACTGGCAAACAAAGGTTTAATTTCCGGAGAGTTAGAGAGGGGAACATTGCAGATTGAATCTGAATGGGAAGATTCTATGTTTTCGGAGTCGGAATTATTAGATAAAAAAAAGGAAAATCAGAAGCAGTTGTATCAAACCTTAATGTATACAAAAACACTTGATTGCCGAAGAAAGTTTATCCATGAATATTTTGATTCTGATTTTAATGGATGCGGGAATTGTGATTTATGTTAG
- a CDS encoding response regulator transcription factor — protein sequence MKVLILEDEPVHAKYLTKMLIDISGSTIDEIKHVSTIDEADEQLNQSSVDIFFLDLNIFGSDGFNILDKIPTTTINTIVVSANIDNAIRAFEYGVIDFIAKPVSEDRLRLALERHSLFTNTYKRGAENQNNSKSRLLQVDLERLQMRLFHLMEVEKIYLNEDLSLEILAEELELHPRQLSEFLNGKKQTSFNSFLHSYRIKEAKDLLIKYPEKNVSDIGFEVGYKSLSSFYDAFKKELKITASEFRQKTLSS from the coding sequence ATGAAAGTATTGATTTTAGAAGACGAACCAGTTCACGCAAAGTATTTAACAAAGATGTTAATCGACATTTCAGGTTCAACAATTGATGAAATTAAACATGTTTCCACAATCGATGAAGCAGATGAGCAATTAAACCAATCATCTGTGGATATATTTTTTTTAGATCTTAATATTTTCGGATCGGATGGATTCAACATTTTGGATAAAATTCCTACAACAACAATTAATACAATAGTTGTCTCAGCAAATATAGACAACGCAATTCGCGCTTTTGAGTATGGTGTAATAGATTTTATCGCAAAACCTGTGTCGGAAGATAGATTACGATTGGCTTTGGAGAGGCACTCTTTATTTACAAACACTTATAAGAGAGGTGCAGAAAACCAAAACAACAGCAAGTCACGATTATTACAAGTAGATCTAGAAAGGTTACAAATGCGATTATTTCATCTTATGGAAGTTGAAAAAATCTATCTAAATGAAGATTTATCCTTAGAAATTCTAGCCGAAGAATTAGAGTTACATCCCCGACAACTTTCCGAATTTTTAAATGGAAAAAAACAAACTAGCTTTAATTCTTTCTTACATAGTTACCGAATCAAAGAAGCAAAGGATCTACTGATCAAATATCCGGAAAAAAATGTAAGTGATATTGGTTTTGAAGTGGGATACAAGTCACTTTCCAGTTTTTATGATGCTTTCAAAAAAGAACTTAAAATTACTGCTTCAGAGTTTAGACAAAAGACTTTATCCTCCTAA
- a CDS encoding sensor histidine kinase, translating into MVLTESMFNHQTSIKLDGEWEFYYQKLLTSEDFKTLNSIQGKDTILLPGFWNDIKREGKTYSPQSYSTFRLHLTLPKTSIKNQFSFYIPHAFTTYRMFLDGSLISENGIVGTTAKETKEYWLPKIVFFTPTNENLEIIIHVANYKSLNAGFRQSIEIGTQESMVQTKQVRLALDIFLIASLFVISLYHFTLFLLRKNDLSLLYFSMYSFVSMIYKFTSGEFFLLILYPDFEWRWLIKTFFVSVYLTFPFLLSFIGNLFPKEIDKKLYYTFQSLFFSLTFFVLLSESTWIEETLLPAEIAMLFCCIYIFWILTKAVINRRESAAGFIFGFLFLFLTIVNDILFEKNIIKTEIYGPLGNFVLFFSQSFFLSKKHSKLYLTIEKQKEELEQSVVLKDKIYHTNIHSKRMELELYKKSIQPHFLMNSLSAIRYWVSESPEKSVSILDSLVGELRIILKVASKQLIPIGDEIDLCRYHIGVMKMRMEKEYKFKTSGIDGSELFPPLIFHTLIENAFTHEDSPQAKLYFGIFKKKYTNHEKLFSSYCFIVYNHQIEREDIPPKSGSGTGLEYVRLRLEESYSGKWSLTHGKSKHGYRVLIQIQEN; encoded by the coding sequence ATGGTTCTCACTGAATCAATGTTTAACCACCAAACTTCCATTAAATTGGATGGAGAATGGGAATTTTATTATCAAAAACTATTAACTTCAGAAGATTTTAAAACACTCAATTCTATTCAAGGAAAAGATACAATATTACTTCCTGGATTTTGGAATGATATCAAACGGGAAGGAAAAACCTACTCACCACAAAGTTACAGCACCTTTCGTTTGCACCTAACTCTACCAAAAACATCCATCAAAAACCAATTTTCCTTCTATATCCCACACGCATTTACCACCTATCGCATGTTTTTAGACGGCTCATTAATTTCCGAAAACGGAATTGTCGGTACAACTGCAAAAGAAACCAAGGAATACTGGTTACCAAAGATTGTATTTTTTACACCTACTAACGAAAATTTAGAAATTATTATCCATGTGGCTAATTATAAATCTTTAAATGCAGGTTTTCGGCAAAGCATAGAAATTGGTACACAAGAATCAATGGTTCAAACGAAACAGGTTCGATTGGCTTTGGATATTTTTTTGATAGCTAGTTTATTTGTAATATCGCTTTACCATTTCACTCTTTTCCTTTTAAGAAAAAATGATCTAAGTCTTCTTTATTTTTCAATGTATTCATTCGTAAGCATGATTTATAAATTTACGAGTGGAGAATTTTTTTTATTGATTCTTTATCCCGATTTTGAATGGCGATGGCTGATTAAAACATTCTTTGTTTCTGTCTATTTGACATTCCCATTTCTATTAAGTTTTATCGGAAATTTATTTCCAAAGGAAATCGATAAAAAACTATATTACACATTCCAAAGTCTATTTTTTTCTCTTACTTTTTTTGTATTATTATCAGAATCTACTTGGATTGAAGAAACACTATTGCCAGCAGAAATTGCAATGTTATTTTGTTGTATTTATATTTTTTGGATTTTAACCAAAGCAGTAATCAATAGAAGAGAAAGTGCTGCTGGTTTTATCTTCGGATTCCTTTTTTTATTCTTAACTATAGTAAACGATATATTGTTTGAGAAAAATATTATCAAAACAGAAATATATGGACCTCTAGGTAATTTTGTTTTATTCTTTTCTCAATCATTTTTCTTATCAAAAAAACATTCAAAACTATACCTAACAATTGAAAAACAAAAAGAAGAATTGGAACAATCAGTAGTTCTCAAAGATAAAATCTACCATACAAACATTCATTCTAAAAGAATGGAATTAGAACTGTATAAAAAATCCATCCAACCTCACTTTTTAATGAACTCACTGTCTGCAATTCGTTATTGGGTTTCCGAAAGTCCTGAAAAATCAGTTTCTATATTAGATTCCCTTGTCGGCGAACTTCGTATCATATTAAAAGTTGCATCAAAACAACTAATCCCTATTGGCGATGAAATTGATCTATGTAGGTATCATATTGGTGTAATGAAGATGAGGATGGAAAAAGAATATAAATTTAAAACTTCTGGTATCGATGGATCAGAGCTCTTCCCGCCTCTTATTTTTCATACATTGATTGAAAATGCCTTTACCCATGAAGATTCCCCACAGGCTAAACTCTATTTTGGTATCTTTAAAAAAAAATATACAAATCATGAGAAATTATTTTCCTCCTATTGTTTTATTGTGTATAACCATCAAATAGAAAGAGAGGATATACCTCCGAAGAGCGGATCCGGAACAGGATTAGAGTATGTTAGGCTACGTTTGGAAGAGTCGTATTCAGGAAAATGGTCATTAACTCACGGGAAATCTAAACACGGATACAGAGTATTGATCCAAATTCAAGAAAATTAA
- a CDS encoding lactonase family protein, with the protein MLFFVKNQFNIVNILFSLSLVLINLQCAPAKLNGTCDPESESFVLSALLEFGSTDGSYLCPIFSGLNPLRLDYGTDFLVIKQGEPIVTLKPFVSEPIDRCESSPSMPFGLVLDESNCSISGTPLTGLNSTKFMITASNRTKQTTFPLVIKSLFIPKFAFVANVGSGLINSYTINATTGALNAGGFVAAGGGPESMAISSDQKYLTVANRNTNNLSHFSINPINGNLTIIGTVPSGGNTPVSVVYHPSKNLFYVSNADNFATFSVNPLTGNLTLENTIPKIHASGSAIVNPLGNFLYDTFYSGNMIESYRIDSTTGILSPNLTQVIPSDIRPKKLAFHANGKTLYVIYDTNSNITTYQVDTNTGFMSPVFPLTPSTGVVSGSIASDPLGRFLYITNRDTNTISMYGNMPLSGELIPLSPNSVATATEPLGITVDPSGKFLYNTNIADSTVGIFIINQTNGSLTSNGTVGTSTSPAVIVTAGTNP; encoded by the coding sequence ATGTTATTCTTCGTAAAGAATCAATTCAATATTGTAAATATATTATTTAGTCTTTCTTTGGTTCTCATAAATCTGCAATGTGCCCCAGCAAAATTAAACGGAACTTGTGATCCCGAAAGCGAAAGTTTTGTGTTATCCGCATTATTGGAGTTTGGTTCTACAGACGGTTCTTATTTGTGTCCGATATTCTCAGGCTTGAATCCTTTACGATTGGATTACGGGACCGATTTTCTTGTGATCAAGCAAGGTGAACCTATCGTTACCTTGAAGCCGTTTGTATCTGAACCTATTGATCGCTGTGAGTCTTCTCCTAGCATGCCTTTTGGTCTGGTTCTAGATGAGTCAAATTGTTCGATCTCAGGAACTCCTCTAACAGGATTAAACTCAACCAAATTTATGATCACCGCAAGCAATCGAACGAAACAAACAACATTTCCTTTGGTGATTAAGTCTTTGTTTATTCCGAAATTTGCTTTCGTAGCAAACGTTGGTTCGGGACTCATTAACTCTTATACGATTAACGCTACAACTGGTGCCTTAAATGCAGGCGGTTTTGTTGCTGCTGGCGGTGGTCCAGAATCAATGGCGATTAGTTCCGATCAAAAATACCTAACAGTTGCTAATCGTAACACTAACAATCTTAGCCATTTTTCTATCAATCCGATAAATGGGAACCTAACTATTATAGGAACAGTACCGAGTGGAGGTAACACGCCAGTCTCAGTCGTTTACCATCCTTCAAAGAATCTATTTTATGTAAGTAATGCTGATAATTTCGCAACTTTTTCTGTAAATCCTCTAACTGGAAATTTAACATTGGAAAATACAATTCCAAAAATACATGCTAGTGGATCTGCCATAGTGAATCCCTTGGGAAATTTTCTGTATGATACTTTTTATAGTGGGAATATGATAGAGTCCTATCGGATCGATTCGACTACAGGGATTCTTAGTCCTAATCTCACACAGGTTATCCCTTCTGATATCCGGCCAAAAAAATTGGCATTTCATGCGAATGGTAAAACATTATATGTGATATATGATACTAATAGTAATATTACTACGTATCAAGTTGATACTAACACTGGTTTCATGAGCCCAGTTTTTCCGCTAACCCCATCCACTGGAGTCGTTTCAGGTTCTATAGCTTCCGACCCTTTAGGAAGATTTTTGTATATTACAAATAGGGATACTAATACAATTTCTATGTACGGAAATATGCCCTTGAGTGGTGAGTTGATACCTCTCTCTCCTAATTCTGTAGCGACCGCGACTGAGCCATTGGGGATTACTGTTGATCCGTCTGGAAAGTTTTTGTATAATACGAATATAGCGGATTCTACTGTAGGGATATTTATTATCAACCAAACAAACGGTAGCTTAACTTCAAACGGAACAGTCGGAACAAGTACTAGTCCAGCCGTCATCGTGACAGCAGGAACCAATCCATAG
- a CDS encoding helix-turn-helix domain-containing protein yields MRRSINRFHRNEKDMEWKFYLSRLEEFPTSYKNFYSNQNQSYFAIFYFLEGTGTHWIDFQAHSIEPNSLFFLNPKQVHSWKFESPVKGYVLKIYPEDLLKQGTTISLLENFRFFQNINRIAKIRIENAFQIKFDFERILREREAVVDKKMLYLLVQLLLYQILIEYNENYSNVYQFSSFSSQIIYLIDKNYQKEKTIGFYSRKLKLTKDQVETFCMKYFGKNLESILFDRTILQIKRLLVHSDMNPMEIALYTGFEDISAFRTFFKLYTKTSIDEFKITKR; encoded by the coding sequence ATGAGAAGATCAATCAATCGGTTCCATAGAAATGAAAAAGATATGGAATGGAAATTTTACCTTTCCCGATTAGAGGAATTTCCAACAAGTTATAAAAATTTTTATAGCAATCAAAATCAATCTTACTTTGCTATTTTCTATTTTCTAGAGGGAACGGGGACTCATTGGATAGATTTTCAAGCGCATTCTATTGAACCGAATTCGTTATTTTTCCTAAACCCAAAACAAGTTCATTCTTGGAAATTTGAATCACCGGTCAAAGGATATGTTCTTAAAATTTATCCAGAAGATTTACTGAAGCAAGGTACGACAATATCACTTTTGGAAAATTTTCGTTTTTTTCAAAACATTAATAGGATAGCGAAAATTAGAATAGAAAATGCTTTTCAGATAAAGTTTGATTTTGAACGGATATTGAGAGAACGAGAGGCGGTTGTTGATAAGAAAATGCTTTATCTTTTGGTTCAGCTGTTACTTTATCAAATTCTAATTGAATATAATGAAAATTATTCAAATGTTTATCAATTTAGTTCATTTAGCTCTCAAATTATTTATCTCATCGATAAAAATTATCAAAAGGAAAAAACTATCGGATTCTATTCGCGAAAATTAAAGCTCACCAAAGATCAAGTAGAAACTTTTTGTATGAAATACTTTGGAAAGAATTTAGAAAGTATACTTTTTGACAGAACTATATTGCAAATCAAAAGGTTACTCGTACATTCGGATATGAACCCAATGGAGATTGCCCTTTACACTGGTTTTGAAGATATTTCTGCTTTTCGAACATTTTTCAAACTTTACACAAAAACTTCTATCGATGAATTCAAAATAACCAAACGCTAG
- a CDS encoding DUF1761 domain-containing protein: protein MIIPFTELDWMSILGATIAYSAFSGIWHRQFAFGKKWEEAMGFKRPENWKETAIYYIVPSISCLITTIATASLIKIVSLSTLIDAFSFGINLAYSQFLIFH, encoded by the coding sequence ATGATTATACCATTTACAGAATTAGATTGGATGTCAATACTAGGAGCGACGATAGCCTATTCAGCATTCAGTGGAATTTGGCACAGGCAATTCGCTTTTGGAAAAAAATGGGAAGAAGCGATGGGCTTTAAAAGGCCGGAAAATTGGAAAGAAACTGCAATTTATTATATTGTACCTTCGATTTCTTGTTTGATCACTACAATTGCAACTGCTAGTTTAATTAAAATAGTAAGTCTCTCGACGCTAATAGATGCATTTTCTTTTGGGATTAATTTAGCCTATTCGCAATTTTTGATTTTTCATTAG